In one Streptomyces sp. T12 genomic region, the following are encoded:
- a CDS encoding DUF485 domain-containing protein, whose protein sequence is MPEFSPWHDNSFTSSSPQNEPAPSRRISEDPEFHSLRRAQRRFGVRATILSVGGFLLYVLLSHSVPGLMNQRLLGHLTLGLALGLGQFVVMGVTAWCYVRHMRTRVDPLARGLGSRLDQHEANSLRSAAHRGEAAQTVQPGPRGYRTW, encoded by the coding sequence GTGCCCGAATTTTCACCCTGGCACGACAATTCTTTCACATCCAGTTCCCCGCAAAATGAACCCGCGCCGTCCCGGCGCATATCCGAAGACCCCGAATTTCACTCACTGCGCCGCGCACAGCGCAGGTTCGGTGTCCGCGCGACGATCCTGTCGGTCGGCGGATTCCTGCTGTACGTACTGCTCTCGCATTCCGTCCCGGGCCTGATGAACCAGCGTCTGCTCGGCCACCTCACGCTCGGTCTCGCCCTGGGTCTCGGGCAGTTCGTCGTGATGGGCGTGACGGCCTGGTGCTACGTCCGGCACATGCGCACCCGGGTCGACCCGCTCGCCCGCGGCCTGGGCTCGCGGCTGGACCAGCACGAGGCCAACTCGCTCCGCTCCGCCGCGCACCGCGGCGAGGCCGCACAGACCGTCCAGCCCGGCCCCAGGGGGTACCGCACGTGGTGA
- the rpmF gene encoding 50S ribosomal protein L32, with translation MAVPKRKMSRSNTRHRRAQWKASTPQLVPVTIDGVSHLVPQHLVKAYERGLLRPEG, from the coding sequence ATGGCTGTCCCCAAGCGGAAGATGTCCCGCAGCAACACCCGCCACCGCCGCGCGCAGTGGAAGGCGAGCACGCCGCAGCTCGTGCCCGTCACCATCGACGGCGTCAGCCACCTCGTGCCGCAGCACCTGGTCAAGGCGTACGAGCGCGGGCTGCTGCGCCCGGAGGGCTGA
- a CDS encoding FAD-binding oxidoreductase, with the protein MTTYTPTLDDRLLDRLRGAVRGDIVEPGDPAYDEARKVYNAMHDRRPAIIVRAVDAGDVIATVDFARDQGLPLAVRGGSHSVPGYGTCDGGAVLDLGLMRGIRVDPETRTAWVEGGCTWADVNHATHAFGLATTGGVVSTTGVGGLTTGGGMGYLSRRCGLACDNLVSVDLVTADGTFLTCTDEQHSDLMWAVRGGGGNFGVVTSFAYRLHPIADILGGPVFFPLDGDVIRRYRELVAEGDESLGALLVVGLGPPVPFLPERWHGRPLCGVIACWTGSEDEDDRIRDRLAALGPVLGQYLERIPYPVINTLFDDLVPAGLYHYWKGIFTQDLPDGAIDACVEHGATTPSIQSVTVAYPLDGACHRVGPEESAFSYRDAGYSFALSGTLTTRADCEAQKDWVRGFHQALEPHSMEGGYVNFIDGDDQNLVRTNYRANYTRLRDLKQRYDPGNLFHLNHNIAP; encoded by the coding sequence ATGACCACCTACACACCGACCCTCGACGACCGGCTGCTGGACCGGCTGCGCGGAGCCGTGCGCGGCGACATCGTCGAGCCCGGCGACCCGGCCTACGACGAGGCCCGCAAGGTCTACAACGCCATGCACGACAGGCGGCCGGCGATCATCGTCAGGGCCGTCGACGCGGGCGACGTCATCGCCACGGTGGACTTCGCCCGCGACCAGGGCCTGCCGCTCGCCGTGCGCGGCGGCAGCCACAGCGTCCCCGGCTACGGCACCTGCGACGGCGGTGCCGTCCTCGACCTCGGCCTGATGCGCGGCATCCGCGTCGATCCCGAGACGCGGACGGCCTGGGTCGAGGGCGGCTGCACCTGGGCGGACGTCAACCACGCCACGCACGCCTTCGGTCTTGCCACCACCGGCGGGGTCGTCTCCACCACCGGCGTGGGCGGCCTGACGACCGGGGGCGGCATGGGCTACCTGTCCCGCCGCTGCGGTCTGGCCTGCGACAACCTGGTCTCAGTGGACCTCGTGACGGCCGACGGCACCTTCCTGACCTGCACGGACGAGCAGCACAGCGACCTGATGTGGGCCGTGCGCGGGGGCGGCGGGAACTTCGGGGTCGTCACCTCCTTCGCATACCGGCTGCACCCCATCGCCGACATCCTCGGCGGGCCGGTCTTCTTCCCGCTCGACGGCGACGTGATCCGCCGCTACCGGGAGCTGGTCGCCGAGGGGGACGAGAGCCTCGGCGCGCTGCTGGTCGTCGGGCTCGGTCCGCCCGTGCCGTTCCTGCCCGAGCGCTGGCACGGACGGCCCCTGTGCGGCGTGATCGCCTGCTGGACCGGCTCGGAGGACGAGGACGACCGGATCCGGGACCGCCTCGCCGCGCTCGGGCCGGTGCTGGGCCAGTACCTCGAGCGCATCCCCTACCCGGTGATCAACACGCTCTTCGACGACCTGGTCCCCGCGGGGCTCTACCACTACTGGAAGGGCATCTTCACCCAGGACCTGCCGGACGGCGCCATCGACGCCTGCGTCGAGCACGGCGCCACCACCCCGTCCATCCAGAGCGTCACCGTCGCCTACCCCCTCGACGGCGCCTGCCACCGCGTAGGACCGGAGGAGTCCGCCTTCTCCTACCGGGACGCCGGCTACTCGTTCGCCCTCAGCGGCACCCTCACGACCCGTGCGGACTGCGAGGCCCAGAAGGACTGGGTGCGCGGCTTCCACCAGGCGCTCGAACCGCACTCCATGGAGGGCGGCTACGTCAACTTCATCGACGGCGACGACCAGAACCTCGTCCGGACCAACTACCGCGCGAACTACACCCGTCTCAGGGATCTGAAACAGCGCTACGACCCGGGGAACCTGTTCCACCTCAACCACAACATCGCGCCGTGA
- a CDS encoding cation acetate symporter, which yields MSAGIVDRFSLNLTFVLFLSVVVVTLFMALLTAPQRDELGEFYLGNRTMSPLRNGLAMCGDYLSAATLLGSTGLVALNGYDGLLYLGGTVVAWMMVLLLIAEPLRRTGKFTLGDTLALRLTRLQRPARLALAVCTLAITTLYLVAQLVGSMALLTQFTGEPSAATRTLCVVVIGTIVIVYAAIGGAPGATVIQIIKALMLVAGVTVTAVMVLHHYDWNPGALLSAAANHSGTGTQFLEPGLRYGVSTTSKLDFFSLELAIVLGLAALPHVLMRMLAPRKIDVLRSSLVWAVGLVGLVCLAAGILGLGATAIVGRETIAETDHKGDSAVLLLANALGGGILTALLSCLAFVTLLAVAAGLTLAAASSLAHDLYGEVIRKGRASETEELMVARLSAAVIGVLAMLLALVSWGANTATLAFLAFAIAASAILPTIVYTLFWRRFTGEGALLSLWGGLVCSVLLVLFSPVVSSTPGSFYPESDFAWFPLQNPGIVSIPAGFFLGWLGTVLGNRQEPQEAAAYEEFEVRMLVGAKE from the coding sequence ATGTCCGCAGGCATCGTCGACCGGTTCAGCCTGAACCTGACGTTCGTGCTGTTCCTGTCGGTGGTCGTGGTCACGCTGTTCATGGCGCTGCTGACGGCCCCTCAGCGTGACGAGCTCGGCGAGTTCTACCTCGGCAACCGCACCATGTCCCCGCTGCGCAACGGCCTCGCGATGTGCGGCGACTATCTGTCGGCCGCGACCCTGCTGGGCAGTACCGGCCTGGTCGCCCTCAACGGGTACGACGGACTGCTCTACCTCGGCGGCACCGTCGTCGCCTGGATGATGGTGCTGCTGCTGATCGCCGAACCCCTGCGCCGGACGGGCAAGTTCACCCTGGGTGACACCCTGGCCCTGCGCCTGACCCGGCTCCAGCGCCCGGCGCGGCTCGCCCTCGCCGTGTGCACCCTCGCCATCACGACCCTGTATCTGGTGGCCCAACTGGTCGGCAGCATGGCCCTGTTGACCCAGTTCACCGGCGAACCCAGCGCCGCTACGCGCACCTTGTGCGTGGTCGTGATCGGCACCATCGTCATCGTGTACGCCGCCATCGGCGGCGCGCCCGGCGCCACGGTCATCCAGATCATCAAGGCCCTGATGCTGGTGGCGGGCGTGACGGTCACCGCGGTCATGGTGCTGCACCACTACGACTGGAACCCGGGCGCCCTGTTGTCCGCGGCCGCGAACCACAGCGGCACCGGCACGCAGTTCCTCGAACCCGGACTGCGCTACGGCGTCAGCACCACCAGCAAGCTCGACTTCTTCAGCCTGGAACTGGCCATCGTCCTCGGCCTCGCCGCACTCCCCCACGTCCTGATGCGCATGCTCGCCCCGCGCAAGATCGACGTACTGCGCTCCTCCCTGGTCTGGGCGGTCGGCCTGGTCGGCCTGGTCTGCCTGGCGGCCGGCATCCTCGGCCTCGGCGCCACCGCCATCGTCGGGCGGGAGACCATCGCGGAGACGGACCACAAGGGTGACTCCGCGGTCCTGCTCCTGGCCAACGCCCTCGGCGGCGGCATCCTCACGGCCCTGCTGTCCTGCCTCGCCTTCGTCACGCTGCTCGCCGTCGCGGCCGGCCTCACCCTCGCCGCCGCCTCGTCCCTCGCGCACGACCTGTACGGCGAGGTGATCCGCAAGGGCCGCGCGAGCGAGACCGAGGAGTTGATGGTGGCCCGGCTGTCCGCGGCCGTCATCGGCGTCCTCGCCATGCTGCTCGCCCTCGTCTCCTGGGGCGCCAACACCGCCACGCTCGCCTTCCTCGCCTTCGCCATCGCGGCGTCCGCGATCCTGCCGACGATCGTGTACACCCTCTTCTGGCGCCGCTTCACGGGCGAGGGGGCACTGCTCAGCCTCTGGGGCGGCCTGGTCTGCTCGGTCCTGCTGGTCCTGTTCTCCCCCGTCGTCTCCTCCACCCCGGGCTCGTTCTACCCGGAGTCCGACTTCGCCTGGTTCCCGCTGCAGAACCCCGGCATCGTCTCCATCCCGGCGGGCTTCTTCCTCGGCTGGCTCGGCACCGTGCTGGGCAACCGCCAGGAGCCGCAGGAGGCAGCCGCGTACGAGGAGTTCGAGGTGCGGATGCTGGTGGGCGCCAAGGAGTAA
- a CDS encoding right-handed parallel beta-helix repeat-containing protein, which produces MGSTASGMRGTAIWTAAAVGAALLTVLGPASEASGAATLVVASDGNDAAPGTLAQPLRTIQRAVDLAKPGDVITVRGGTYALTDNITISTSGTASQPISLGPYQGERVVVDGEQLPASHTPVGGSIPRAERGAIHMEASHWRISGLELVNGPYGIYCDGCNNNVFSRLSTHDNYESGFQLQGSSSNNQILNLDSYGNRDPRKNGESADGLAIKEGSGTGNVVRGARLWNNVDDGFDAWKFASPIQIENTIAYGNGYNRWNFPDFSGDGNGFKMGGGSPAPAVAHILRNTISYRNAAHGVTDNGNPGAMTLTRNTTWANAGTGFDADIPGGAATLTANLSVDDARAAAVGSGTVASGNSWNLGETWNASSVLSTDPAPITGPRSADGSLPSAPNFLVPRSGAAVGARF; this is translated from the coding sequence ATGGGCAGCACAGCGAGCGGCATGCGCGGTACGGCGATCTGGACGGCGGCGGCGGTGGGCGCGGCCCTGCTGACGGTACTGGGCCCGGCGAGCGAGGCGTCCGGCGCGGCGACGCTCGTCGTCGCCTCCGACGGGAACGACGCGGCGCCGGGCACCCTGGCCCAGCCGCTGCGGACCATCCAGCGGGCCGTGGACCTGGCGAAGCCCGGCGACGTCATCACCGTACGCGGCGGCACCTACGCCCTCACCGACAACATCACCATCTCCACCTCGGGCACCGCCTCCCAGCCGATCAGCCTCGGCCCCTACCAGGGCGAGCGCGTGGTCGTCGACGGCGAGCAACTGCCCGCCAGTCACACGCCGGTGGGCGGCAGCATCCCCCGGGCCGAACGCGGGGCGATCCACATGGAGGCCTCCCACTGGCGGATCTCCGGCCTGGAGCTGGTCAACGGCCCGTACGGCATCTATTGCGACGGCTGCAACAACAACGTCTTCTCCCGGCTGTCGACGCACGACAACTACGAGTCCGGCTTCCAGCTCCAAGGATCCTCCAGCAACAATCAGATCCTGAATCTGGACAGTTACGGCAATCGCGACCCGCGCAAGAACGGTGAGAGCGCCGACGGTCTGGCCATCAAGGAGGGCAGCGGAACCGGGAACGTGGTGCGCGGGGCCCGGTTGTGGAACAACGTCGACGACGGGTTCGACGCCTGGAAGTTCGCCTCGCCGATTCAGATCGAGAACACGATCGCGTACGGCAACGGCTACAACCGCTGGAACTTCCCGGACTTCTCGGGCGACGGCAACGGCTTCAAGATGGGCGGCGGCAGCCCGGCGCCGGCGGTGGCCCACATCCTGCGTAACACGATCTCGTATCGGAACGCGGCGCACGGTGTCACGGACAACGGCAATCCCGGCGCCATGACGCTGACCCGTAACACGACCTGGGCCAACGCCGGCACCGGCTTCGACGCCGACATCCCGGGCGGCGCCGCCACTCTGACCGCCAACCTGTCCGTCGACGACGCACGCGCGGCGGCCGTCGGCTCGGGGACGGTCGCCAGCGGCAACTCCTGGAACCTGGGCGAAACTTGGAACGCCTCCTCGGTGCTCAGCACCGACCCGGCCCCGATCACCGGCCCGCGCTCCGCCGACGGATCGCTGCCGTCGGCCCCGAACTTCCTCGTGCCGCGGAGCGGCGCGGCTGTCGGCGCCCGGTTCTGA
- the egtC gene encoding ergothioneine biosynthesis protein EgtC translates to MCRHLAYLGPEEPLGRLLVEPAHALYRQSWAPRRQRYGTVNADGFGVGWYAEGDPVPARYRRAGPVWADLSFADLARVVRSTALLAAVRDATLAGADAEAAAAPFAAGPWLFSHNGAVKGWPGSLAPLVSSLPAVDLLSMEARNDSALVWALVLARLRGGDDEGQALADTVLEVAEAAPGSRLNLLLTNGETIAATAWGDTLWYLHRPGGGTVVASEPYDDDPHWQEVPDHTLLAASRTDVLLTPLKDPSDAPAHARPKEPST, encoded by the coding sequence ATGTGCCGTCATCTCGCCTATCTGGGCCCCGAGGAGCCGCTCGGCAGACTCCTCGTGGAGCCCGCGCACGCCCTGTACCGCCAGTCGTGGGCGCCTCGGCGACAGCGGTACGGGACGGTCAACGCCGATGGTTTCGGAGTCGGTTGGTACGCCGAGGGGGACCCGGTGCCGGCGCGGTACCGCCGGGCCGGGCCCGTCTGGGCGGATCTGTCCTTCGCGGATCTGGCCCGGGTGGTGCGCTCCACCGCGCTGCTCGCCGCCGTACGGGACGCGACGCTGGCGGGCGCCGACGCGGAGGCCGCGGCCGCGCCGTTCGCCGCGGGTCCCTGGCTGTTCAGCCACAACGGCGCCGTGAAGGGCTGGCCGGGCTCACTGGCACCGCTCGTTTCGAGCCTGCCCGCGGTGGACCTGCTGTCGATGGAGGCCCGCAACGACTCGGCGCTCGTGTGGGCGCTGGTCCTGGCCCGGCTGCGCGGCGGCGACGACGAGGGGCAGGCACTGGCCGACACCGTGCTGGAGGTCGCCGAGGCGGCTCCCGGCTCCCGGCTCAACCTGCTGCTCACCAACGGCGAGACCATCGCCGCGACCGCCTGGGGCGACACGCTCTGGTACCTGCACCGGCCCGGCGGCGGCACCGTCGTGGCCTCCGAGCCCTACGACGACGATCCGCACTGGCAGGAGGTCCCCGACCACACCCTCCTCGCGGCGAGCCGCACCGATGTGCTGCTCACCCCGCTCAAAGACCCGAGCGACGCCCCGGCGCACGCACGACCGAAGGAGCCCAGCACGTGA
- a CDS encoding (2Fe-2S) ferredoxin domain-containing protein yields MPTHTFLIGAARERPCTLVVCRGCCCGDPRKHPGTDHAGQLERLRAAGAEHGFQVRTTDCLGPCDQANVIVVQPSAAGRRAGGRATWVGFAMDDEGAEEIVRWAAAGGPGLADPPVTLELQFIRPPRDARVRSRR; encoded by the coding sequence ATGCCCACTCATACGTTCCTGATCGGCGCCGCCCGCGAGCGCCCCTGCACGCTCGTCGTCTGCCGGGGCTGCTGCTGCGGCGATCCGCGCAAGCACCCCGGCACCGATCACGCCGGGCAGCTGGAGCGGCTGCGGGCCGCCGGGGCCGAGCACGGGTTCCAGGTCCGTACGACCGACTGCCTGGGCCCCTGCGACCAGGCCAACGTGATCGTCGTCCAGCCGTCGGCCGCGGGGCGCCGGGCCGGCGGGCGGGCCACGTGGGTGGGCTTCGCGATGGACGACGAGGGCGCGGAGGAGATCGTGCGGTGGGCGGCCGCGGGCGGACCGGGCCTGGCCGATCCGCCCGTCACGCTGGAGCTGCAGTTCATCCGGCCGCCACGGGACGCACGGGTGCGGTCCCGCCGCTGA
- a CDS encoding dodecin, whose product MSNHTYRVTDIVGTSPEGVDQAIRNGIERASQTLRNLDWFEVSEVRGQLEEGQIAHWQVTMKVGFRLE is encoded by the coding sequence ATGTCGAATCACACCTACCGGGTCACGGACATCGTCGGCACCTCACCCGAGGGCGTGGACCAGGCCATCCGCAACGGTATCGAGCGCGCCTCGCAGACCCTGCGCAACCTGGACTGGTTCGAGGTGAGTGAAGTGCGCGGCCAGCTCGAGGAGGGGCAGATCGCGCACTGGCAGGTGACCATGAAGGTCGGCTTCCGCCTGGAGTAG
- a CDS encoding GTP-binding protein — MPYESRLPVTVLSGFLGAGKTTLLNHVLANREGLRVAVIVNDMSEINIDAALVRGGEAALSRTEERLVEMTNGCICCTLRDDLLQEVDRLAREGRFDHLLIESSGISEPMPVAATFAFARDDGATLGDLALLDTMVTVVDAANFLSELDSGDELAERGLDQYEEDERTVSDLLVDQVEFADVIVLNKLDLVDDATADRLRAALTRFNPAARIVDAVRGRVPLDEVLGTRLFDLERAQQAPGWVRELNGDHVPETEEYGISSTVFRSELPFHPGRLWSFVTEELDSGAYGKVLRSKGFFTLASRPQVTGLWSQAGSVARFEPSAARDTDAPYAQELVFIGTHLRAEALRAALAECLMAEADGEGLAAADPFPAWDTYGIDDACEHEHAAPLEVSVH; from the coding sequence ATGCCGTACGAGAGCCGTCTGCCCGTCACCGTCCTGTCCGGCTTCCTCGGGGCGGGCAAGACGACCCTGCTCAACCATGTCCTGGCGAACCGCGAGGGACTGCGCGTGGCGGTCATCGTCAACGACATGAGCGAGATCAACATCGATGCCGCGCTGGTGCGGGGCGGCGAGGCCGCGCTGTCGCGGACCGAGGAACGCCTGGTCGAGATGACCAACGGCTGCATCTGCTGCACCCTGCGCGACGATCTCCTCCAGGAAGTCGACCGCCTCGCCCGCGAGGGCCGCTTCGACCATCTCCTCATCGAGTCGTCCGGCATCTCCGAACCCATGCCGGTCGCGGCCACCTTCGCCTTCGCCCGCGACGACGGCGCCACCCTCGGCGATCTCGCCCTGCTGGACACCATGGTCACGGTCGTGGACGCCGCCAACTTCCTGTCCGAGCTGGACAGTGGCGACGAACTCGCCGAGCGCGGCCTCGACCAGTACGAAGAAGACGAGCGCACCGTCAGCGATCTCCTCGTCGACCAGGTCGAGTTCGCGGACGTCATCGTGCTGAACAAGCTCGACCTGGTCGATGACGCGACGGCGGACCGGCTGCGGGCCGCACTCACCCGGTTCAACCCCGCCGCGCGGATCGTCGACGCCGTGCGGGGACGAGTACCTCTCGACGAGGTGCTCGGCACGCGGCTGTTCGACCTGGAGCGCGCCCAGCAGGCTCCCGGCTGGGTACGGGAGCTCAACGGCGACCACGTCCCCGAGACCGAGGAGTACGGGATCTCGTCCACGGTGTTCCGCTCCGAACTCCCCTTCCACCCGGGGCGGTTGTGGTCCTTCGTCACCGAGGAGCTCGACAGCGGCGCGTACGGGAAGGTGCTGCGCTCCAAGGGGTTCTTCACCCTCGCCAGCCGCCCTCAGGTGACGGGGCTGTGGTCACAGGCCGGTTCCGTCGCCCGCTTCGAGCCCAGCGCCGCGCGGGACACCGACGCCCCGTACGCGCAGGAGCTGGTCTTCATCGGCACGCATCTGCGTGCGGAGGCGCTCCGGGCCGCCCTGGCCGAGTGCCTCATGGCGGAGGCGGACGGCGAGGGCCTTGCGGCCGCCGATCCGTTCCCGGCCTGGGACACGTACGGCATCGACGACGCCTGCGAGCACGAGCATGCGGCGCCGCTGGAGGTGTCCGTTCACTGA
- a CDS encoding LuxR family transcriptional regulator, translated as MTERTIDRAAADTLRRARDAAAHEVWGEAYRLLGRLDATRLTPDDCAAFADAAWWTSRIDESIVQRMRAYSGYVAAGAARQAGLMAWLLFYEHQLAGRTAVAAGWLRRARRHLRGEPECVEQCYLAWIDAEHAQERGAFDEAMAAARGMSGIARRCGSPDLLAMSVQAQAGVLVAQGRVGDGLDLLDDAMCAAMAGELSSFFTGWVYCLGLQQAMACVDLERAAEWTDAAMRWCAAMPAENNYRGLCRVHRVEVLELRGSWPEALTEAVRTCEELLPYERRMAAEAVYLVGQIQRRRGELAAAEESYDRTHELGRDPQPGLALLRLAQGKADASATALGLALASGAEAGGLERCRLLAAQVEVCLALRRTDQARTAAEGLRSLARDWQRRCGSDRTLLHASAAAACGAVAFAARDLDRALSLLRRALTLWLELRVPYEAAQVRMTLAAADRAAGDDEGARLELRAAEQAFRQLGAVPDARRAAALLADVRRRRPGGLTEREIQVLRLVAAGRTNRAIAGELVISEHTVARHLNNIFAKLDVSSRAAATAYAYRHGLT; from the coding sequence GTGACCGAGCGGACGATCGACAGGGCGGCCGCGGACACCTTGCGGCGGGCCAGGGACGCCGCTGCCCATGAGGTGTGGGGCGAGGCGTACCGGCTGCTGGGCCGCCTGGACGCCACCCGCCTCACCCCCGACGACTGCGCCGCGTTCGCCGACGCCGCCTGGTGGACGAGCAGGATCGACGAGTCGATCGTCCAGCGGATGCGGGCCTACTCCGGATATGTCGCGGCGGGCGCGGCCCGGCAGGCGGGGCTCATGGCCTGGCTCCTCTTCTACGAGCACCAGCTCGCGGGGCGCACGGCCGTGGCCGCCGGCTGGCTGCGCCGGGCCCGGCGGCATCTGCGGGGTGAGCCGGAGTGTGTCGAGCAGTGCTACCTCGCCTGGATCGACGCGGAGCACGCTCAGGAGCGCGGTGCGTTCGACGAGGCGATGGCCGCGGCCCGGGGCATGTCCGGGATCGCCCGGCGCTGCGGCAGCCCGGATCTGCTGGCCATGAGCGTCCAGGCGCAGGCGGGCGTCCTGGTGGCCCAGGGGCGCGTCGGGGACGGACTCGATCTCCTGGACGACGCCATGTGCGCGGCCATGGCAGGTGAGCTCAGCTCCTTCTTCACCGGGTGGGTCTACTGCCTGGGCCTCCAGCAGGCCATGGCCTGCGTCGATCTCGAACGCGCCGCCGAGTGGACCGACGCGGCCATGCGGTGGTGCGCGGCGATGCCGGCCGAGAACAACTACCGCGGGTTGTGCCGGGTGCACCGCGTGGAGGTCCTCGAACTGCGCGGAAGCTGGCCCGAGGCGCTCACCGAGGCCGTGCGGACCTGCGAGGAACTGCTGCCGTACGAACGTCGGATGGCCGCCGAGGCGGTCTACCTGGTCGGCCAGATCCAGCGGCGGCGCGGAGAGCTGGCGGCGGCCGAGGAGTCGTACGACCGTACCCATGAGCTCGGTCGCGACCCGCAGCCCGGACTCGCCCTGCTGCGGCTGGCCCAGGGGAAGGCCGACGCCTCTGCGACGGCCCTGGGGCTCGCCCTCGCCAGCGGAGCCGAGGCCGGCGGTCTCGAGCGGTGCAGGCTGCTCGCGGCCCAGGTGGAGGTGTGCCTCGCGCTCCGCCGGACGGACCAGGCGCGCACGGCTGCCGAGGGGCTCCGGTCGCTGGCCCGGGACTGGCAGCGGCGGTGCGGCTCGGACAGGACCCTGCTGCACGCGAGCGCCGCGGCGGCCTGCGGCGCGGTGGCCTTCGCCGCCCGTGACCTCGATCGCGCACTGTCCCTGCTGCGCCGGGCGCTGACGCTGTGGCTGGAGCTTCGGGTCCCGTACGAGGCCGCCCAGGTGCGGATGACGCTGGCCGCCGCCGACCGGGCCGCCGGGGACGACGAGGGTGCCCGGCTGGAGCTGCGGGCCGCTGAGCAGGCCTTCCGGCAGCTCGGCGCCGTACCGGACGCGCGCCGGGCGGCGGCCCTGCTCGCCGATGTGCGCCGACGCCGGCCCGGCGGGCTCACCGAGCGTGAGATCCAGGTGCTGCGGCTGGTCGCCGCGGGGCGCACGAACCGGGCCATCGCCGGGGAGCTGGTGATCAGCGAGCACACCGTCGCCCGGCACCTCAACAACATCTTCGCCAAGCTCGACGTGTCCTCGCGGGCGGCGGCGACGGCGTACGCGTACCGGCACGGCCTCACCTGA
- the egtD gene encoding L-histidine N(alpha)-methyltransferase, protein MSPFLLTRTLPEDATDAALRADVLKGLTSTPKTLPPKWFYDAQGSELFEQITELPEYYPTRAEREILVDRAGEIAAVTGARTLVELGSGSSEKTRYLIDALTGLHTYIPVDVSDSALTQAGQALIEERPGLDVHALIADFTGGLALPQAPGPRLVAFLGGTIGNLLPVERAAFLASVRALLSPGDALLLGTDLVKDEKVLVEAYDDAAGVTAAFNKNVLTVIDRELGADFDPGAFDHVALWDADHEWIEMRLRSRTAQTVKVPALDLAVDFAAGEEMRTEVSAKFRRDGVRAELSAAGMELAHWWTDGQGRFALSLSVAR, encoded by the coding sequence GTGAGTCCGTTCCTTCTCACCCGCACCCTGCCCGAGGACGCCACCGACGCCGCACTGCGCGCCGACGTCCTCAAGGGCCTGACGAGCACGCCCAAGACGCTGCCGCCGAAGTGGTTCTACGACGCACAGGGCAGCGAACTCTTCGAGCAGATCACCGAGTTGCCCGAGTACTACCCGACCCGCGCCGAGCGCGAGATCCTCGTCGACCGGGCCGGGGAGATCGCCGCGGTCACCGGTGCCCGCACCCTGGTCGAGCTGGGCTCCGGCTCCTCGGAGAAGACGCGGTACCTCATCGACGCGCTGACCGGGCTGCACACGTACATCCCCGTCGACGTCAGCGACAGCGCCCTCACCCAGGCCGGACAGGCGCTGATCGAGGAGCGGCCGGGGCTGGACGTGCACGCGCTGATCGCCGACTTCACCGGCGGACTGGCCCTGCCTCAGGCGCCGGGTCCCCGGCTGGTGGCGTTCCTCGGCGGCACGATCGGCAATCTGCTGCCGGTCGAGCGCGCCGCGTTCCTCGCCTCGGTCCGGGCGCTGCTGTCCCCCGGTGACGCGCTGCTGCTCGGCACGGATCTGGTCAAGGACGAGAAGGTCCTGGTCGAGGCCTACGACGACGCGGCCGGGGTGACGGCCGCGTTCAACAAGAACGTCCTGACGGTGATCGACCGCGAGTTGGGCGCCGACTTCGATCCCGGCGCCTTCGACCACGTGGCGCTCTGGGACGCGGACCACGAGTGGATCGAGATGCGGCTGCGCTCCCGTACGGCACAGACGGTGAAGGTGCCCGCGCTCGATCTCGCCGTCGACTTCGCGGCGGGCGAGGAGATGCGCACCGAGGTGTCGGCGAAGTTCCGCAGGGACGGCGTCCGCGCGGAACTGTCGGCGGCCGGGATGGAGCTGGCGCACTGGTGGACGGACGGTCAGGGCCGTTTCGCGCTGTCGCTGAGCGTGGCGCGGTGA